The proteins below are encoded in one region of Campylobacter helveticus:
- the secY gene encoding preprotein translocase subunit SecY produces the protein MNRALTNKILITLAFLFAYRVLAYVPVPGVNADVIAEFFNNNENNALGLFNVFSGGAAERFSIISLGIMPYITASIIMELLAATFPNIGKMKKERDGMQKYMQIIRYATIFITLVQSIGVAIGLQSLHGRGGSSAIMIEDLNTFIALCAVSMLAGTMLLMWLGEQITQRGVGNGISLIIFAGIVSTIPSAISNTVGQINSGEMNFLTACAILLLILLTIGVIIYVELGERRIPISYSRKVVMQNQNKRIMNYIPIKVNLSGVIPPIFASAILMFPATILQTSTNPYILAINDFINPNSYAFHILTFLFVVFFAYFYASIVFNAKDISENLKKQGGFIPGIRPGEGTALYLNEVASRLTLSGSIYLALVATLPWVLVKFMGVPFNFGGTSVLIVVQVALDTMRKIEAQIYMSKYQTLSAVGL, from the coding sequence ATGAATAGAGCATTGACGAATAAAATTTTAATTACATTAGCATTTTTATTTGCTTATAGGGTTCTGGCTTATGTGCCAGTTCCCGGCGTCAATGCTGATGTTATTGCGGAATTTTTTAATAATAATGAAAATAATGCTTTAGGCTTGTTTAATGTTTTTAGTGGCGGTGCAGCGGAGAGATTTTCTATTATTTCTTTGGGGATTATGCCTTACATTACTGCTTCAATTATTATGGAGCTTTTAGCAGCCACTTTTCCAAATATCGGCAAAATGAAAAAAGAACGCGATGGTATGCAAAAATATATGCAAATTATACGCTATGCGACTATATTTATCACTTTGGTGCAAAGTATAGGGGTGGCTATAGGTTTGCAAAGTTTGCACGGACGCGGAGGCTCTAGTGCAATTATGATAGAGGATTTAAACACTTTCATTGCATTGTGTGCGGTTTCAATGTTGGCTGGAACTATGCTTTTAATGTGGCTTGGAGAGCAAATTACTCAAAGAGGTGTTGGAAATGGAATTTCTCTTATCATTTTTGCAGGTATCGTTTCCACTATTCCTTCGGCTATTTCAAACACTGTGGGGCAAATTAACTCTGGTGAGATGAATTTTCTAACAGCTTGTGCGATTTTACTGCTTATTTTACTTACCATAGGTGTAATTATTTATGTGGAACTTGGGGAGCGTAGAATTCCTATTTCTTACTCTCGTAAAGTTGTGATGCAAAATCAAAATAAACGCATTATGAATTACATCCCTATCAAGGTGAATTTAAGTGGTGTGATACCGCCTATTTTTGCAAGTGCGATTTTAATGTTTCCAGCGACCATTTTGCAGACTAGCACCAATCCTTACATTTTAGCGATTAATGATTTTATTAATCCAAATTCTTATGCGTTTCACATTTTAACCTTTTTGTTTGTAGTGTTTTTTGCTTATTTTTATGCGAGTATAGTGTTTAACGCCAAAGATATTTCAGAGAATCTTAAAAAACAGGGTGGTTTTATACCGGGAATTCGTCCGGGTGAGGGAACGGCTTTATATCTTAACGAAGTTGCTTCAAGACTCACGCTTTCAGGCTCAATCTATCTTGCTTTAGTGGCAACCTTACCTTGGGTTTTGGTAAAATTTATGGGTGTGCCGTTTAATTTTGGTGGCACTTCCGTTTTGATTGTCGTTCAAGTCGCTTTGGATACGATGAGAAAAATCGAGGCTCAAATTTATATGAGCAAATACCAAACTCTAAGTGCAGTAGGTCTTTAA
- the fmt gene encoding methionyl-tRNA formyltransferase, which yields MKKLVFMGTPAYATLILQELLKHFEVLALFTQPDKTVGRKQILSPSHTKAFLQQNVPKIPIFTPKSLKDEEAFENLKGLKPDFIVVAAYGKILPQSILDLAPCINLHASILPKYRGASPIQSAILNGDETSGVCSMLMDAGLDTGAILQSVECDIKGKKASEVFELFGALAASLAVETLQNFSKIIPQKQDESGVSICKKIKKEDGMVDLTDAKKLYQKFLAFHPWPGIFLENGLKFLDIELYDEKENDKKGVILSLEKESFLLSCKKGTLRIKILQESGKKPLDGRTFLNGKRLKSADCLC from the coding sequence ATGAAAAAGCTTGTATTTATGGGAACTCCAGCTTATGCAACTCTTATTTTACAAGAACTCTTAAAGCATTTTGAAGTTTTAGCACTTTTTACTCAGCCAGATAAGACTGTGGGAAGAAAACAAATTTTAAGCCCAAGTCATACTAAGGCTTTTTTACAGCAAAATGTTCCAAAAATTCCCATTTTTACGCCCAAGAGCTTAAAAGATGAGGAAGCGTTTGAAAATTTGAAGGGCTTAAAACCCGACTTTATAGTTGTGGCAGCTTATGGGAAAATTTTGCCACAAAGCATTTTGGATTTAGCGCCTTGCATTAATCTTCACGCTTCGATTTTGCCCAAATATCGCGGCGCTAGCCCTATTCAAAGTGCGATTTTAAACGGCGATGAGACAAGCGGGGTTTGTTCTATGCTTATGGATGCTGGACTTGACACGGGTGCGATTTTACAAAGTGTGGAGTGTGATATAAAGGGTAAAAAAGCTAGTGAAGTTTTTGAGCTTTTTGGAGCTTTGGCGGCTTCCTTAGCGGTAGAAACTTTGCAAAATTTTTCTAAAATTATTCCGCAAAAACAAGATGAAAGCGGGGTAAGTATTTGCAAAAAAATTAAAAAAGAAGATGGCATGGTGGATTTGACAGATGCAAAAAAGCTTTATCAAAAATTTTTAGCTTTTCATCCTTGGCCTGGAATTTTTTTAGAAAATGGCTTGAAATTTTTAGATATAGAGCTTTATGATGAAAAAGAAAATGATAAAAAAGGTGTTATTTTATCTTTAGAAAAAGAAAGTTTTTTGTTGAGTTGTAAAAAAGGCACTTTGAGGATTAAAATTTTGCAAGAAAGTGGAAAAAAGCCACTTGATGGACGCACTTTTTTGAATGGGAAAAGGTTGAAGAGTGCAGATTGTTTATGTTGA
- a CDS encoding biotin--[acetyl-CoA-carboxylase] ligase has translation MQIVYVEKLDSTQLFLCEQIRTGKITKNTTICALEQTCGIGSRDNAWTSSKGNLHFSFCIKEKDLPSDLPLASVSIYFAYLMKEFLAQRGSSIWLKWSNDLYLEDKKVGGVMSTKIGEFIVCGIGLNLKFAPQNAALCDVKIDIEELIEGFLKVLEKNFLWKRIFSKYVLEFEKSKKFSVHYEGKLYALKDAFLYEDGSILLANKRVYSLR, from the coding sequence GTGCAGATTGTTTATGTTGAAAAACTTGATTCAACTCAACTTTTTTTGTGTGAGCAAATAAGAACTGGTAAAATTACGAAAAATACGACGATTTGCGCTTTAGAGCAAACTTGTGGTATAGGGAGTAGGGATAATGCTTGGACAAGTTCTAAGGGGAATTTACATTTTTCTTTTTGCATAAAGGAAAAAGATTTGCCTAGCGATTTACCTTTGGCTTCTGTTAGTATTTATTTTGCTTACCTTATGAAAGAGTTTTTGGCACAAAGAGGCTCAAGTATCTGGCTTAAGTGGTCAAATGATTTGTATTTAGAGGATAAAAAAGTCGGTGGAGTGATGAGTACTAAGATAGGCGAATTTATAGTGTGCGGTATAGGACTTAATCTTAAATTTGCTCCACAAAATGCCGCTTTATGCGATGTAAAAATAGATATTGAAGAATTGATTGAGGGTTTTTTGAAAGTTTTGGAAAAAAATTTTTTATGGAAGCGTATTTTTAGTAAGTATGTGTTAGAATTTGAGAAATCAAAAAAATTTAGTGTCCATTATGAAGGTAAGCTTTACGCATTAAAAGATGCCTTTTTATACGAAGATGGATCGATATTATTAGCAAATAAAAGGGTATATAGTTTAAGATGA
- a CDS encoding ParA family protein, which yields MSEVITIANQKGGVGKTTTAVNLAASLAVAEKKVLLIDVDPQANATTGLGFNRNNYEYNIYHVFIGRKKLSDIILKTELPQLHLAPSNIGLVGIEQEMAKDEGNEKKMILKRQLEEVVDKYDFIIIDSPPALGNITINAFAASDSVIIPIQCEFYALEGVAMVLNTIKIIKKTINSKLKVRGFLPTMYSSQNNLSKDVVEDLKQNFKKQLFMAKSSEEEFIVIPRNVKLAESPSFGKPIILYDIKSPGSLAYQNLAYCILG from the coding sequence ATGAGCGAAGTTATCACAATAGCAAATCAAAAGGGCGGTGTAGGCAAAACTACCACAGCAGTGAATTTAGCAGCTTCTTTGGCGGTAGCGGAAAAGAAAGTGCTTTTAATCGATGTAGATCCCCAAGCGAACGCGACGACAGGACTTGGTTTTAATAGAAATAATTATGAATATAACATTTATCATGTTTTTATAGGCAGAAAAAAGCTTAGTGATATTATTTTAAAAACAGAACTTCCACAGCTTCATTTAGCCCCCTCAAATATAGGGCTTGTTGGCATAGAGCAAGAGATGGCAAAAGATGAGGGTAATGAAAAGAAAATGATACTTAAGAGGCAGCTTGAGGAGGTGGTGGATAAGTATGATTTTATTATTATAGATTCTCCTCCAGCACTTGGTAACATTACCATCAACGCTTTTGCTGCAAGTGATAGCGTTATCATACCTATACAATGTGAATTTTACGCACTTGAAGGTGTGGCTATGGTATTAAATACCATTAAAATTATCAAAAAGACTATCAATTCAAAGCTTAAGGTTCGAGGCTTTTTGCCAACTATGTATAGTTCGCAAAATAATCTTTCTAAAGATGTTGTGGAGGATTTGAAGCAAAATTTTAAAAAGCAACTTTTTATGGCAAAGAGTAGCGAGGAAGAGTTTATTGTAATTCCTCGAAATGTTAAACTTGCTGAAAGTCCAAGTTTTGGTAAGCCTATTATACTTTACGATATTAAATCGCCGGGTTCCTTAGCATATCAAAATTTGGCTTATTGTATTTTAGGATAA
- a CDS encoding ParB/RepB/Spo0J family partition protein, with protein MGLNKDKGLSRLIGDMDEVYSRELGLDKNQVNEIPLTKIDLNPYQPRKHFDEEALKELANSIEEYGLIQPIIVLKKGERYVLVAGERRLRASKILGLKTILAFVADAEEKRLRELALIENIQRENLNPIELAHSYKSLIDEHQITQENLASIIHKSRTQITNTLRLLNLDETTQKLIAEGKISQGHAKILVGLKKEDEKTMVDSIIGQKLSVRDTEKIVQNLKNKKAKNENFSFEFDREVQEIKRILNGYGLKCESKREKLTIYLTNKDKIKKLFEILA; from the coding sequence ATGGGTTTAAATAAAGATAAAGGTTTAAGTAGGCTCATTGGTGATATGGACGAGGTTTATAGCAGGGAATTAGGGCTTGATAAAAATCAAGTCAATGAAATTCCTTTAACCAAGATAGACCTTAACCCTTACCAACCCAGAAAGCATTTTGATGAGGAAGCCTTAAAAGAACTTGCAAATTCTATCGAAGAATATGGACTTATACAGCCTATTATCGTGCTTAAAAAAGGCGAACGCTATGTTTTAGTAGCGGGCGAGAGAAGACTTAGGGCAAGTAAAATTTTAGGACTTAAGACTATTTTGGCTTTTGTTGCTGACGCTGAAGAAAAAAGGCTTAGAGAACTTGCTTTAATAGAAAATATCCAAAGGGAAAATTTAAATCCTATCGAGTTGGCACATTCTTATAAAAGTCTTATTGATGAGCATCAAATCACGCAGGAAAATTTAGCCTCTATCATACATAAAAGTCGCACACAGATTACAAACACTTTAAGACTTTTAAATTTAGATGAAACGACGCAAAAATTGATTGCTGAGGGTAAAATTTCACAAGGACACGCTAAGATTTTGGTTGGGCTTAAGAAAGAAGACGAGAAAACTATGGTTGATAGTATCATAGGGCAAAAACTGAGCGTTAGAGATACGGAAAAGATTGTTCAAAATTTAAAAAATAAAAAAGCAAAAAACGAAAATTTTTCTTTTGAATTTGATAGGGAAGTGCAGGAAATTAAAAGAATTTTAAATGGATATGGTTTAAAGTGTGAGAGTAAAAGAGAAAAACTAACAATATATTTAACAAACAAAGATAAAATTAAAAAATTATTTGAAATTCTGGCTTAA
- a CDS encoding FoF1 ATP synthase subunit B', which yields MFSDMHISVMLATMAIFLAMVVILNTMLYKPLLKFIDERNSSIKNDENKVKENSQEMLGANDEVEKIHQSTKDEIYKIKQSAINQAKEEAQLAVQVKKEELERKMMGFYTELTMQKEELRQILSKNLPEYKQILENNIKKI from the coding sequence ATGTTTTCGGATATGCATATTTCGGTAATGTTAGCTACTATGGCGATATTTTTAGCTATGGTTGTGATTTTAAATACTATGCTATATAAGCCTTTGTTAAAATTTATTGATGAGAGAAATAGTTCTATTAAAAATGATGAAAATAAGGTTAAGGAAAATTCTCAAGAAATGCTAGGGGCGAATGATGAAGTGGAAAAAATTCATCAAAGCACAAAAGATGAGATTTATAAGATTAAACAAAGTGCGATAAATCAAGCCAAAGAAGAAGCACAGCTTGCTGTCCAAGTAAAGAAAGAAGAACTTGAGCGTAAAATGATGGGTTTTTATACTGAGCTTACTATGCAGAAAGAAGAATTAAGACAAATTTTATCAAAAAACTTACCAGAGTATAAACAAATTTTAGAAAATAATATTAAGAAGATTTAA